The following proteins are co-located in the Flavobacterium sp. CECT 9288 genome:
- a CDS encoding VWA domain-containing protein: MKNDNKKGFYFKQYEAPFQSPFDKLFGIFKELITHTSGDFDEAIDWLRELDVEYKLTDASYTIDDFVEDLKKKGYIREELKDDGSSGLGITAKTERAIRQQALDNIFGNLKRSGSGNHKTKHVGNGDEHTGEFREFHFGDGLERISLTESLRNAQINNGVGDFMLTENDLVVEETQFKSQMSTVLMIDISHSMILYGEDRITPAKKVAMALAELITTRYPKDTLDILVFGNDAWTIAIRDLPYLKVGPYHTNTVAGLQLAMDILRRKRNTNKQIFMITDGKPSCVREKDGSYYMNSNGLDEYIVDKCYNQAQQARKLHIPITTFMIANDPYLQKFVNKFTESNQGKAFYTGLKGLGEMIFEDYETNRKKRIK, encoded by the coding sequence ATGAAAAACGATAATAAAAAAGGATTTTATTTCAAGCAATACGAAGCGCCTTTCCAGTCTCCGTTTGATAAACTCTTTGGTATTTTCAAGGAATTAATCACGCATACTTCGGGAGATTTTGATGAGGCAATTGACTGGTTGCGAGAATTAGATGTAGAGTATAAACTTACTGATGCGTCCTATACCATTGATGATTTTGTTGAAGATTTAAAGAAGAAAGGCTATATCCGGGAAGAGTTGAAAGATGATGGAAGTTCCGGACTGGGGATAACAGCCAAGACGGAGCGCGCCATTAGGCAGCAAGCTCTGGATAACATTTTTGGAAATCTTAAACGCTCTGGCAGTGGCAATCACAAAACCAAACATGTAGGCAATGGAGATGAGCATACAGGAGAGTTTAGAGAATTTCATTTTGGTGACGGACTCGAACGAATTTCTTTGACAGAGAGTTTACGTAATGCTCAAATCAATAATGGTGTTGGCGATTTTATGCTCACCGAAAATGATTTGGTAGTTGAGGAAACTCAATTTAAGTCGCAAATGAGTACGGTTTTAATGATTGACATCAGTCACAGTATGATTTTGTATGGTGAGGATAGAATCACACCTGCCAAAAAAGTTGCCATGGCACTGGCAGAATTAATCACTACGCGTTATCCCAAAGACACCCTGGATATTCTTGTTTTTGGTAACGATGCTTGGACTATTGCCATACGAGATTTACCCTATTTAAAAGTGGGTCCGTATCACACCAATACGGTTGCTGGTTTGCAACTAGCCATGGATATTTTGCGCAGAAAGCGTAATACAAACAAACAAATTTTCATGATTACAGATGGAAAACCAAGTTGTGTTCGTGAAAAAGATGGTTCGTATTATATGAACAGCAACGGTCTTGATGAATATATTGTGGATAAATGTTACAATCAAGCGCAACAAGCCAGAAAATTACACATCCCCATCACTACTTTTATGATTGCTAATGATCCTTATTTGCAAAAATTTGTGAACAAGTTTACAGAGTCAAATCAAGGAAAAGCCTTTTATACAGGATTAAAAGGATTGGGCGAAATGATTTTTGAGGACTACGAGACCAATAGAAAAAAGAGAATAAAGTAA
- a CDS encoding magnesium chelatase, which yields MNTIKTLGELKKSGYESKSIKDELRSNLREKIKSGKPTFEGVHGFENTVIPELERAILSRHNINLLGLRGQAKTRMARKMIELLDEYIPFVTGSEINDDPLQPISRFAKDLINEKGDETPISWLHRSERFFEKLATPDVTVADLIGDVDPIKAANLKLSYADDRVIHFGMIPRANRCIFVINELPDLQARIQVALFNILQEGDIQIRGFKLRMPLDMQFVFTANPEDYTNRGSIVTPLKDRIGSQILTHYPETIKIARTITEQEAKLDATQNDMVYVPSLARDLLEQISFEARESEYIDNKSGVSARLSITAFENLLSTAERRALKAGADKTTLRLSDFMGIIPAITGKVELVYEGEQEGAAAVAQHLLGDAIHTFFPAYFPKIEKLEKEGVKNAYTDIIEWFFAESGFELLDDCSDEEYEKILGGIAPLEVLIKKYQPQVSSEDKFFMMEFILWGLVEYKKLSKDRFSEGYQFKDIYGSFISKL from the coding sequence ATGAATACTATAAAAACATTAGGAGAATTAAAAAAATCAGGATACGAAAGCAAAAGCATTAAAGATGAATTGCGATCGAACTTGAGAGAAAAAATAAAATCAGGGAAACCCACTTTTGAAGGAGTTCATGGTTTTGAGAATACCGTAATTCCAGAGCTGGAGCGGGCTATCTTATCCCGTCATAACATCAATTTATTAGGGCTTCGCGGTCAAGCCAAAACGAGAATGGCTCGCAAGATGATTGAATTGCTAGATGAGTACATTCCGTTTGTTACGGGTTCCGAAATCAATGATGATCCGTTGCAGCCAATATCTCGTTTTGCCAAAGATCTTATCAACGAGAAAGGAGATGAAACCCCAATATCCTGGTTGCATAGAAGCGAACGTTTTTTTGAAAAACTAGCCACTCCAGATGTAACGGTTGCCGATTTAATAGGCGATGTAGATCCTATAAAAGCAGCAAATTTAAAATTATCGTATGCTGATGATCGCGTGATTCATTTTGGAATGATTCCAAGAGCGAATCGTTGCATATTTGTGATCAATGAGTTACCTGATTTACAAGCCAGGATTCAAGTAGCCTTGTTTAATATTCTACAAGAAGGAGATATTCAAATTCGAGGATTTAAATTAAGAATGCCGCTGGACATGCAATTTGTCTTTACTGCAAACCCTGAAGACTATACCAATCGTGGTAGTATTGTAACTCCATTAAAAGATAGAATTGGGTCACAAATCCTAACGCATTATCCTGAAACTATCAAAATTGCCAGAACTATCACAGAGCAAGAAGCAAAACTGGATGCTACCCAAAATGACATGGTGTATGTACCCTCATTAGCAAGAGATTTATTAGAACAAATTAGTTTTGAAGCTAGAGAAAGTGAATACATAGATAATAAAAGTGGGGTGAGTGCCAGATTGAGTATCACAGCTTTTGAAAATTTACTTAGCACTGCAGAAAGAAGAGCATTAAAAGCTGGTGCAGACAAAACTACCTTGCGTTTGTCTGATTTTATGGGTATTATTCCAGCCATTACTGGAAAAGTAGAGTTGGTTTATGAAGGAGAGCAGGAGGGAGCCGCTGCCGTAGCACAACACTTATTGGGTGATGCCATTCATACTTTCTTTCCAGCTTATTTTCCTAAAATTGAAAAACTAGAAAAAGAAGGTGTCAAAAATGCGTACACAGATATCATAGAATGGTTCTTTGCCGAAAGTGGTTTTGAATTGCTTGATGATTGCTCAGATGAAGAGTATGAAAAAATTCTAGGTGGAATAGCACCATTGGAAGTTTTAATTAAAAAATACCAACCGCAAGTAAGTTCAGAAGATAAATTTTTCATGATGGAATTTATACTTTGGGGATTGGTAGAATACAAGAAACTAAGTAAAGATCGTTTTTCCGAAGGATATCAGTTCAAAGATATTTACGGTAGTTTTATCAGTAAATTATAA
- a CDS encoding 2OG-Fe(II) oxygenase produces the protein MENSFENLISSYVENKVGIAEHFLTPELSDHLIQNILNLNERSLLTAAGIGNSDKLLYDGAIRSDSIYWLDKKHNNVFENEYFKLIEAFILYLNQSCYAGITGYEFHYSLYEKGDFYLKHLDQFKSNPSRKFSMISYLNADWKVTDGGELMIHQNDIPQKIAPTLGKTVFFKSDELVHEVLETNCPRMSITGWLKRD, from the coding sequence ATGGAAAATTCCTTTGAGAATTTGATATCAAGTTATGTTGAAAATAAAGTAGGTATAGCAGAGCATTTTTTGACTCCAGAACTTTCAGATCATTTAATACAAAACATTCTTAACTTAAATGAAAGAAGTTTGCTTACTGCTGCTGGCATTGGCAACTCAGATAAATTGCTTTATGATGGTGCCATACGGAGCGATTCTATTTATTGGTTGGATAAAAAGCACAATAATGTTTTTGAGAATGAATATTTTAAATTAATTGAAGCCTTCATTTTATACTTGAATCAAAGTTGCTATGCTGGAATTACAGGTTATGAATTTCATTATTCCCTGTATGAAAAAGGAGATTTTTACTTAAAGCACTTGGATCAATTTAAAAGCAATCCTAGCCGAAAATTCAGCATGATCAGTTATTTAAATGCGGACTGGAAAGTTACAGATGGCGGTGAGCTAATGATACATCAAAACGATATTCCTCAAAAAATTGCTCCTACCCTGGGAAAAACAGTTTTTTTTAAGAGTGATGAGCTGGTTCATGAAGTATTGGAAACAAACTGTCCCCGAATGAGTATTACGGGATGGCTCAAAAGAGATTAG
- a CDS encoding EamA family transporter — protein MIYLLLSVVCSVTVGVIFKLSRQYNSSAIQMVATNYAVAVLLCFFFFDFKFTSLSTAPWALYVSIGFLLPTVFLFLATSIKQVGIVRTDAAQRLSLFIPILAAWLVFDETFNSYKLVALIIGFPAILMILMKPVSKEKTNWTYPLLVLLGFGIIDILFKKMALYTTMPFTSSLVVVFSIALVIMLLVVCYDTVVNASKITLKNILLGGLVGVFNFGNILFYLKAHHVFTANPSTVFAGMNLGVIILGSVIGVVVFKEKLSVKNYLGLLIALIAILLIVFSQES, from the coding sequence ATGATTTATCTTTTACTTAGTGTAGTTTGTAGTGTTACTGTAGGTGTGATTTTTAAATTATCTAGACAATACAACTCTAGTGCTATTCAAATGGTAGCAACTAACTATGCAGTTGCAGTACTTTTATGTTTCTTTTTTTTCGATTTTAAATTTACTTCTTTATCCACTGCTCCATGGGCATTGTATGTTAGTATTGGTTTTTTATTGCCAACAGTTTTTTTGTTTTTGGCAACCTCAATAAAACAAGTGGGAATTGTAAGAACCGATGCAGCTCAAAGACTGTCTTTATTTATTCCTATTTTGGCAGCTTGGTTGGTTTTTGACGAGACTTTTAATTCGTACAAACTTGTAGCGCTAATTATTGGTTTTCCTGCTATACTTATGATATTGATGAAACCTGTTTCAAAAGAAAAAACAAATTGGACTTACCCATTATTAGTTTTACTAGGTTTTGGGATCATCGATATTCTTTTCAAGAAAATGGCACTTTATACAACGATGCCTTTTACAAGTTCATTGGTTGTCGTTTTTTCTATAGCATTAGTTATTATGCTGTTGGTGGTATGTTATGATACAGTTGTAAACGCATCTAAAATAACTCTAAAAAACATTTTGTTAGGTGGTCTTGTGGGTGTGTTCAATTTTGGGAACATCCTTTTTTATCTCAAAGCGCACCACGTTTTTACTGCAAATCCATCTACCGTATTTGCAGGAATGAATTTAGGAGTTATAATTTTAGGAAGTGTTATAGGTGTTGTTGTTTTCAAAGAAAAGTTGTCTGTAAAAAATTATCTAGGTTTACTTATTGCTTTAATCGCGATACTCTTAATTGTGTTCTCTCAGGAATCTTAA
- the mptB gene encoding polyprenol phosphomannose-dependent alpha 1,6 mannosyltransferase MptB yields MKVLSNSCKLYTLLSALCYTYIGYFMDRKDFVVLLLLFGVLFFSLVKIIQEQRENINYLLGLGLCFRIIFAFALPNLSQDFYRFIWDGRILLEGFNPYTNLPNDLIVNPNFNIAQAQELFKSMGSLSASHFSNYPPINQLFFVIAGIFGTQSIVVATLVLRFIIIAADFGTAIFGARLLQSMGFEKYKIYWYILNPLVLIELTGNLHFEGVMLFFFIWGIYLLHQNKWKTAAVAIALSIATKLLPLILLPLFFQKLGWKKSFVFYTILIGINVVLFIPFLSTAMAENYSNTIALWFVNFEFNASLYYIIREIGFYYKGYNIIHSTGKVIPILIIIFILLQSFFGKNKTTPDLLKSILLVLSIYFFVSTTIHPWYVINLVLVSVFTKYKFPIVWSFTVVLSYFAYSGQLFKENLMLIAIEYAVVFWFMFRELELKPIEIYKRLQSKVLNSFSIKA; encoded by the coding sequence ATGAAAGTACTTAGTAACTCATGTAAACTTTATACACTATTGAGCGCTTTATGCTATACCTACATAGGATATTTCATGGACCGAAAGGATTTTGTTGTTTTGCTTTTATTATTTGGTGTTTTATTTTTTTCACTTGTAAAAATCATCCAAGAGCAAAGAGAAAACATCAACTATTTACTTGGTTTAGGTCTTTGTTTTAGAATTATATTTGCATTTGCATTACCTAATCTTTCTCAGGATTTTTATAGATTTATTTGGGACGGGCGCATACTCTTAGAAGGATTTAATCCTTACACTAATTTGCCCAATGATTTAATTGTTAACCCTAATTTTAATATTGCTCAGGCACAAGAATTATTTAAATCGATGGGGAGTTTGAGTGCTTCTCATTTTTCAAATTACCCGCCAATTAACCAACTTTTTTTTGTGATCGCGGGAATCTTTGGTACCCAATCCATAGTTGTGGCAACCCTTGTTTTGCGATTTATTATCATTGCAGCTGATTTTGGTACAGCTATTTTTGGAGCAAGATTATTACAATCAATGGGTTTCGAAAAGTATAAAATATACTGGTACATATTAAACCCATTGGTACTTATAGAACTCACAGGAAACTTACATTTTGAAGGTGTCATGCTATTCTTTTTTATATGGGGCATCTATTTATTACACCAAAACAAGTGGAAAACGGCTGCAGTAGCAATAGCCTTATCAATTGCAACTAAACTCTTGCCACTTATACTACTTCCATTATTTTTTCAAAAATTAGGATGGAAAAAAAGCTTTGTATTTTATACAATACTTATTGGCATTAACGTGGTCCTTTTCATTCCATTTTTATCAACCGCAATGGCTGAGAATTATTCGAATACAATTGCTTTATGGTTTGTAAATTTTGAATTTAATGCCAGTTTATATTATATCATCAGAGAAATAGGTTTTTACTATAAAGGGTATAATATCATTCATAGCACCGGAAAAGTTATCCCAATACTAATCATAATCTTTATCCTCTTACAGTCCTTTTTTGGTAAAAATAAAACCACACCAGACTTACTAAAAAGTATATTACTTGTGCTAAGTATTTATTTTTTTGTATCTACAACAATACATCCTTGGTATGTAATAAATCTTGTTTTAGTTTCGGTTTTTACGAAATATAAATTCCCAATTGTATGGAGTTTTACAGTTGTATTGAGCTATTTTGCTTACTCAGGTCAACTATTCAAAGAGAATTTAATGCTTATTGCTATTGAGTATGCCGTGGTTTTTTGGTTTATGTTTCGAGAATTAGAACTTAAACCCATAGAAATTTATAAAAGATTACAATCTAAAGTTTTAAATTCATTTTCTATAAAAGCTTAA
- a CDS encoding cellulose synthase family protein gives MLVLSYIILFFYSVSIILIFFYGLSQLNLLVNYLKSSKKILKSNQFDFNNPNEIPKVTIQLPIYNEKYVVERLLDTISNLEYPKDKLDIQVLDDSTDESLTENIHIVNELAATGLNIKHITRSNRIGFKAGALKEGLRTAEGEFIVIFDADFVPQKEWLLQTIPHFKDPKIGVVQTRWGHLNRDYSILTKIQAFALDAHFTLEQVGRNSQSHFINFNGTAGVWRKSCIIDAGNWESDTLTEDLDLSYRAQLKNWKFKYLLDVVTPAELPVIISAARSQQFRWNKGGAENFVKMNQRIISATNINFKTKIHGLLHLLNSSMFLFVFTMALFSVPVLFIKSWFPQLEVFFKILAFFVFTSVVFFTCYWFTYKKIYGGGFVNFIKYIGLFFTFYSIAMGFTFHNTIAVVQGLIGKKSDFIRTPKFNIESLKEKWKQNSYINKKISKNIIIESLLLLYFLFGIYSGIQLNDYGLLPFHIMLSFGYGFVIVNSFRIGN, from the coding sequence ATGTTAGTACTATCTTATATCATCCTATTTTTTTATAGTGTATCTATTATATTAATCTTCTTTTACGGCCTTTCTCAATTGAACTTATTGGTTAATTACCTTAAAAGTTCCAAGAAAATTTTAAAATCGAATCAATTTGATTTTAATAACCCAAATGAAATTCCAAAAGTTACCATTCAACTACCTATTTATAATGAAAAATATGTAGTAGAACGCTTGTTGGATACTATTTCTAATTTAGAATATCCAAAAGACAAATTAGACATTCAAGTATTAGATGACAGTACTGACGAAAGTTTAACCGAAAATATTCATATTGTAAATGAATTAGCTGCAACTGGTTTAAACATAAAACACATTACCCGAAGCAATAGAATCGGTTTTAAAGCAGGTGCACTAAAAGAAGGTTTAAGAACTGCTGAAGGCGAATTTATTGTAATTTTTGATGCTGATTTTGTGCCACAAAAAGAGTGGTTGTTGCAAACTATTCCGCATTTTAAAGATCCAAAAATTGGTGTGGTACAAACTAGATGGGGTCACCTAAATAGAGATTATTCCATTTTAACAAAAATTCAAGCCTTTGCACTTGATGCACATTTTACATTAGAACAAGTAGGCCGAAATTCACAGTCCCATTTTATAAATTTTAACGGCACTGCAGGTGTATGGCGAAAATCTTGTATTATTGATGCTGGAAACTGGGAAAGCGATACTTTAACCGAAGACTTAGATTTAAGTTACAGAGCACAATTAAAAAACTGGAAATTCAAATATTTACTTGATGTAGTTACACCCGCAGAACTACCCGTAATTATAAGTGCTGCCCGTTCTCAACAATTTCGTTGGAATAAAGGTGGCGCTGAAAATTTTGTAAAAATGAATCAGCGCATCATTAGCGCTACAAATATCAATTTTAAAACAAAAATTCATGGATTACTACATTTGCTAAATAGTTCTATGTTTTTATTTGTTTTTACAATGGCACTCTTTAGTGTACCTGTATTGTTTATAAAAAGTTGGTTTCCACAGCTAGAAGTTTTTTTTAAAATTTTAGCATTTTTCGTATTTACGTCAGTTGTTTTTTTTACTTGTTATTGGTTTACTTACAAAAAAATATATGGTGGAGGATTTGTAAATTTTATCAAATACATTGGTTTATTTTTTACTTTTTATAGCATTGCCATGGGTTTTACGTTTCACAATACCATTGCTGTTGTTCAAGGACTTATTGGAAAAAAAAGTGATTTCATCCGTACTCCTAAGTTTAACATTGAAAGCTTAAAAGAGAAATGGAAACAAAACAGTTACATTAATAAAAAGATATCAAAAAATATAATCATTGAAAGTCTGCTACTACTCTATTTTCTTTTTGGGATTTATAGTGGAATTCAATTAAACGACTATGGATTACTTCCGTTTCATATTATGTTATCCTTTGGTTATGGTTTTGTGATTGTTAATTCTTTCCGAATTGGAAACTAA
- a CDS encoding glycosyltransferase family 2 protein — MKIIKVIIPAYNEEHAIEHVIQEIPSYVAEIIVINNNSTDDTVAVAKKAGATVLSENKKGYGYACLKGLDYINTTPITPDIVVFLDGDYSDYPEDLSKLIAPILNNTADFVIGARVPELREDGSMTPQQIFGNRLATVLMRLFFRSKFTDLGPFRAIRYDTLQSLNMVDKTYGWTVEMQLKVLKKNISYTEIPVRYKNRIGVSKVSGTVKGTIMAGVKIISWIIKYAFK; from the coding sequence ATGAAAATAATTAAAGTAATCATACCTGCATATAACGAGGAACATGCTATTGAACATGTGATTCAAGAAATTCCGAGTTATGTAGCCGAAATAATAGTAATCAATAACAATTCTACTGATGACACGGTAGCGGTAGCCAAAAAAGCTGGCGCTACTGTATTATCAGAAAATAAAAAAGGATATGGTTATGCCTGTTTAAAAGGACTTGATTACATAAATACTACTCCCATTACACCCGATATCGTTGTTTTTCTTGACGGTGATTATTCTGATTACCCTGAAGATCTTTCTAAATTAATTGCTCCCATCTTAAATAATACCGCTGATTTTGTCATTGGCGCGAGAGTTCCTGAGTTAAGAGAAGATGGTTCCATGACACCGCAACAAATTTTTGGAAATAGACTAGCCACTGTGTTAATGCGTCTTTTTTTTAGATCTAAATTTACTGATTTAGGACCGTTTAGAGCCATAAGATATGATACTTTACAGTCACTCAACATGGTAGACAAAACCTATGGTTGGACTGTTGAAATGCAATTGAAAGTGCTTAAAAAAAATATCAGTTATACTGAAATCCCTGTTCGCTACAAAAATAGAATTGGAGTTTCAAAAGTGTCCGGTACTGTAAAAGGAACTATTATGGCAGGAGTTAAAATTATTAGTTGGATCATTAAATACGCTTTCAAATAA
- a CDS encoding toxin-antitoxin system YwqK family antitoxin, with amino-acid sequence MKKKYCILTLLLLLCFTPAKAQKTYLKNYYDNGKLSSEGWVNQNKKTDYWFFYHKNGNKKEEGHYFNDKKTKWWIVYDVNGKIQRKIEFNNNLENGLSIFYNEGKIYKAARYNAGSKIKEWTSIASYKKDNP; translated from the coding sequence ATGAAAAAAAAATATTGCATTCTTACATTATTATTGTTACTATGTTTTACACCTGCTAAAGCACAAAAAACATATTTAAAAAATTATTACGATAACGGAAAACTAAGTTCTGAGGGTTGGGTAAACCAAAACAAAAAAACAGATTACTGGTTCTTTTATCACAAAAACGGCAACAAGAAAGAAGAAGGACATTACTTTAACGATAAAAAAACAAAGTGGTGGATTGTATATGATGTCAACGGTAAAATTCAAAGAAAAATTGAATTTAATAACAATCTTGAAAATGGCTTAAGCATTTTTTACAACGAAGGTAAAATTTATAAAGCAGCAAGATACAATGCCGGATCTAAAATAAAAGAATGGACATCCATAGCTAGTTACAAAAAAGACAATCCATAA
- a CDS encoding DUF547 domain-containing protein yields MKKIILTLCFFSLTLISKAQTTELFFEQATMFLKKNVTPEGKVDYFSIKKSPGELVYILSNIEKLDTKFSDKKVAKAFWINVYNLRVIKSVVDKFPIESVEKVPGFFSTETFMVGNQELTLDDIENVILRDLFFDPAIHFALTSAANGGAPLLNTAYLPTTVDEQIKARATLVINSKYYFYVDKENKIIELPKIFEWYKKDFAVNYFNEIDFINLFLEKKIDNKLTVKTYEFDWTLNKI; encoded by the coding sequence ATGAAAAAAATTATTTTAACGCTTTGTTTTTTTAGCTTGACATTAATTTCTAAAGCTCAAACTACAGAATTGTTTTTTGAACAGGCAACGATGTTCTTGAAGAAAAATGTTACACCAGAGGGTAAGGTAGATTACTTTTCTATCAAGAAAAGTCCCGGAGAACTTGTTTATATTTTGAGCAATATAGAAAAACTAGACACTAAATTCAGCGATAAAAAAGTAGCAAAAGCATTCTGGATTAATGTTTATAACTTACGTGTAATTAAGAGTGTAGTTGATAAATTCCCAATTGAGTCAGTTGAAAAAGTTCCAGGATTTTTTAGTACTGAAACTTTTATGGTAGGAAATCAAGAATTAACTCTAGACGATATTGAAAATGTTATCTTAAGAGATTTATTTTTTGATCCTGCAATACATTTTGCACTAACAAGTGCTGCAAATGGTGGCGCACCTTTGTTAAATACTGCTTATTTACCAACAACAGTTGATGAGCAAATAAAAGCAAGAGCAACATTAGTAATAAATTCTAAGTATTACTTTTATGTTGATAAAGAAAATAAAATTATTGAATTACCAAAAATATTTGAATGGTACAAAAAAGATTTTGCAGTAAACTATTTTAATGAAATTGACTTCATTAATCTATTCTTAGAGAAAAAAATAGATAATAAGTTGACTGTAAAAACGTATGAATTTGATTGGACTTTAAATAAAATATAA
- a CDS encoding MFS transporter, translated as MYQKSNKIGSYRWSICGLLFFATTINYLDRQVLSLTWSEFIAPEFHWTNNDYGNITALFSIFYAVSLLFAGRFVDWMDTKKGFLWAIGIWSFGACLHAFCGIATSGIITGNWFVGFEGAKETLKTVNDTGLIINVSVTLFIFARFVLAVGEAGNFPAAIKTTAEYFPKKDRAFSTSIFNAGATVGALAAPISIPFIAKAFGWEMAFIIIGALGFVWMGFWVFMYDKPEKHPNVSQAELEYIQQDDIADSKLSGYVPETTTKVSLSDCLKYKQTWAFAFGKFMTDGVWWFFLFWTPAYLSSVYNMDSTQSALPLFVLYMITLLSIIGGWLPTYFVEKKGMNPYEGRMKAMLIFAFFPLLALIAQPLGHISYWLPVIIIGISGAAHQSWSANIFTTVGDMFPKKAIATITGIGGLAGGIGSTLINKGSGVLFDYSKETNMVFMGFKGIEAGYFIIFSICAVCYLTGWIVMKSLVPKYSPINSL; from the coding sequence ATGTATCAAAAAAGTAATAAAATTGGAAGCTATCGTTGGTCTATTTGTGGATTGCTATTTTTTGCAACAACAATCAATTATTTAGACAGACAAGTTTTATCCTTGACTTGGAGTGAATTTATAGCACCAGAATTCCACTGGACTAATAATGATTACGGAAACATAACTGCGTTATTCTCTATTTTTTATGCAGTTTCATTGTTGTTTGCAGGTCGTTTTGTAGACTGGATGGATACCAAAAAAGGTTTTTTGTGGGCTATCGGGATTTGGTCATTTGGTGCTTGCCTGCATGCTTTTTGTGGTATTGCCACTTCAGGAATTATCACTGGCAATTGGTTTGTGGGTTTTGAAGGCGCAAAAGAAACTTTAAAAACAGTCAATGACACGGGATTAATCATAAATGTTAGCGTAACCTTATTTATTTTTGCCCGATTTGTTCTAGCGGTGGGAGAGGCCGGTAATTTTCCTGCTGCAATAAAAACTACGGCAGAGTATTTTCCTAAGAAAGATAGAGCTTTTTCAACCAGTATTTTTAATGCTGGTGCAACAGTAGGTGCCTTAGCAGCTCCAATCTCCATTCCTTTTATTGCTAAAGCATTTGGTTGGGAAATGGCTTTTATAATTATTGGTGCACTTGGTTTTGTATGGATGGGTTTTTGGGTTTTTATGTATGATAAACCTGAAAAGCATCCTAATGTTTCACAAGCAGAGTTAGAATACATTCAACAAGATGATATTGCCGATAGTAAACTTTCAGGATATGTTCCTGAGACTACAACCAAAGTTTCTTTGAGTGATTGTCTTAAATACAAGCAAACTTGGGCTTTTGCTTTTGGAAAATTCATGACAGATGGAGTTTGGTGGTTTTTCTTATTTTGGACACCAGCCTATTTAAGTTCTGTTTATAATATGGATTCAACACAATCAGCATTGCCATTGTTTGTGCTTTATATGATTACATTATTATCAATTATTGGTGGTTGGTTGCCTACTTATTTCGTAGAAAAGAAAGGAATGAATCCTTATGAAGGCAGAATGAAAGCCATGCTTATTTTTGCTTTTTTTCCACTTTTAGCACTCATTGCGCAACCACTTGGGCATATTAGTTATTGGCTTCCAGTAATTATTATTGGGATTTCAGGAGCGGCACATCAATCGTGGTCTGCTAATATTTTTACAACCGTGGGAGATATGTTTCCTAAAAAAGCAATTGCCACAATAACAGGAATAGGAGGTCTGGCAGGAGGAATAGGTTCAACATTAATTAATAAAGGTTCTGGTGTTTTATTTGATTATTCAAAAGAAACGAATATGGTTTTTATGGGTTTCAAAGGTATTGAGGCTGGATATTTTATTATTTTTTCAATCTGTGCTGTTTGTTATTTAACGGGCTGGATAGTAATGAAGTCTTTGGTGCCTAAATATAGTCCTATAAACTCTCTGTAG